In one window of Rhizobium oryzihabitans DNA:
- a CDS encoding ParA family protein, producing the protein MPVITFANTKGGAGKTTAVLLLATELARSGHRVTVLDADPQLWISRWHDLSGEIENLSVISHVTMASLEGHIRENKTNTDCFIIDLPGAKSPLLTMALGISDHVLIPVQGSAMDARGAAEVLDHIEFLNRKMGKAIAHSIVLTRVNAMVATRSLLLVKMLLAEKNVSVLNTPIVERAAYRDIFDYGGTLLCLDKDKVSNIDKAVENAKAFAGEVLGLLPKRPLRLGAQPARLLTRKAA; encoded by the coding sequence ATGCCTGTCATTACTTTTGCCAACACCAAGGGCGGCGCGGGAAAAACCACTGCCGTGCTGCTTCTGGCAACCGAACTGGCCCGCAGCGGCCACCGCGTGACGGTTCTGGATGCCGATCCGCAATTGTGGATTTCCCGCTGGCACGATCTGTCCGGCGAGATCGAAAATCTCTCGGTGATTTCGCATGTAACGATGGCTTCGCTTGAAGGCCATATTCGCGAGAATAAAACCAATACCGACTGTTTCATCATCGATCTGCCGGGCGCGAAAAGCCCGCTGCTGACCATGGCGCTCGGTATTTCAGATCACGTGTTGATCCCGGTGCAGGGCTCTGCCATGGATGCGCGCGGCGCTGCCGAGGTTCTGGATCACATCGAATTTCTGAACCGCAAGATGGGCAAGGCTATCGCCCATTCCATCGTGTTGACACGGGTCAACGCCATGGTGGCGACGCGTTCGCTGCTGCTGGTCAAAATGCTGCTGGCGGAAAAGAATGTCTCGGTGCTCAATACGCCGATTGTCGAGAGAGCGGCCTATCGCGATATTTTCGACTATGGCGGCACGCTTCTCTGTCTTGATAAGGACAAGGTCAGCAATATTGACAAGGCGGTGGAGAACGCGAAGGCCTTCGCAGGCGAGGTGCTCGGCCTTCTGCCGAAGCGACCGTTGAGGCTCGGCGCGCAACCTGCACGCCTTCTTACGCGCAAGGCCGCCTGA
- a CDS encoding iron-containing alcohol dehydrogenase, which yields MNIVANWSYPTAVKLGRGRIKELAEACKTLGIKKPLLVTDRGLANMAITAHALDVLEEAGLGRAIFAEVDPNPNEINMEAGVKAYRDGGHDGVVAFGGGSGLDLGKTIAFMAGQTRPVWDFEDIGDWWTRADAAKIAPIVAVPTTAGTGSEVGRASVITNSQTHVKKIIFHPKLLPGVVICDPELTVGMPKVITAGTGMDAFAHCLEAYSSPFFHPMSAGVALEGLRLVKEFLPRAYKDGTDIEARTNMMAAAAMGAVAFQKGLGAIHSLSHPIGAVYNTHHGMTNAVVMPAVLRFNRPAIEDKIARAAAYLGISGGFDGFYDYVLELRKELGVPENLTAMGIKPDRIDELTAEAIKDPSCGGNPVPMTLENTRKLFEDCF from the coding sequence ATGAATATCGTCGCCAACTGGAGCTATCCCACCGCCGTCAAGCTTGGCCGCGGCCGGATCAAGGAACTGGCGGAAGCCTGCAAGACGCTCGGGATCAAAAAGCCGCTTCTCGTGACGGATCGCGGCCTTGCCAATATGGCGATCACCGCGCATGCGCTCGACGTGCTGGAAGAGGCTGGCCTTGGCCGGGCGATCTTCGCCGAGGTCGATCCGAACCCCAACGAAATCAACATGGAAGCCGGCGTGAAAGCCTATCGCGATGGCGGCCATGACGGCGTTGTCGCCTTCGGCGGCGGTTCGGGCCTCGATCTCGGCAAGACCATCGCCTTCATGGCCGGGCAGACACGCCCGGTCTGGGATTTCGAGGATATCGGCGACTGGTGGACACGGGCGGATGCCGCCAAGATCGCGCCGATCGTCGCCGTGCCGACGACGGCCGGTACCGGCTCAGAAGTCGGCCGCGCCAGCGTCATCACCAATTCGCAGACCCATGTGAAGAAGATCATCTTCCATCCGAAGCTCTTGCCCGGCGTCGTCATCTGCGATCCGGAGCTGACGGTCGGCATGCCGAAGGTCATCACGGCCGGTACGGGCATGGATGCCTTCGCCCATTGCCTCGAGGCCTATTCGTCGCCGTTCTTCCATCCGATGAGCGCTGGTGTTGCGCTAGAGGGCCTGCGGCTCGTTAAGGAATTCCTGCCGCGCGCCTATAAGGATGGCACGGATATCGAAGCGCGCACCAATATGATGGCAGCGGCAGCGATGGGGGCGGTTGCCTTCCAGAAGGGTCTCGGGGCCATTCACTCGCTGTCGCACCCAATCGGGGCAGTCTACAACACCCATCACGGCATGACCAATGCCGTCGTCATGCCGGCGGTGCTGCGCTTCAACCGCCCGGCCATCGAAGACAAGATTGCCCGTGCGGCCGCTTATCTCGGTATCTCCGGCGGTTTCGACGGCTTCTATGACTATGTGCTCGAGCTTCGTAAGGAACTCGGCGTGCCGGAAAACCTGACCGCCATGGGCATCAAGCCTGATCGCATCGACGAACTGACGGCGGAAGCGATCAAGGATCCGAGCTGCGGCGGCAATCCAGTGCCGATGACGCTGGAGAATACCAGGAAATTGTTTGAGGACTGCTTTTAA
- a CDS encoding TetR/AcrR family transcriptional regulator has product MIVSYIAAMTTIARPKTQEQRHRGRPREFDIDRALDGAIRVFSRRGYHATSVGDLTDAMELAQGSLYKAFKDKKAVFIATMERYRIIQTERFEAAVAGYATGRERLRAGLMFYAERSHGGSGSDGCLVVGAAADLAALDEDIAVVVERAVKARERIVARLVAEGQKDGSVQSKTDPDDLARAMLCMMYGMRVVGKTGRSLEEMTAVVTIAMKLAE; this is encoded by the coding sequence ATGATCGTTTCCTATATTGCCGCCATGACCACTATTGCCCGACCCAAAACTCAGGAACAGCGCCATCGCGGCAGGCCGCGCGAGTTCGATATTGACCGCGCGCTTGATGGTGCGATCCGGGTTTTTTCCAGACGCGGTTACCACGCAACCTCCGTCGGTGATCTCACCGATGCGATGGAACTGGCGCAGGGCAGTCTTTACAAGGCTTTCAAGGACAAGAAGGCCGTGTTCATCGCCACGATGGAGCGTTACCGGATCATACAGACCGAGCGCTTCGAAGCTGCCGTTGCCGGTTACGCGACTGGTCGTGAGCGACTGCGGGCCGGCCTGATGTTCTATGCGGAGCGGTCACACGGCGGCTCGGGTTCCGATGGATGTTTGGTTGTCGGCGCCGCTGCCGATCTGGCGGCCCTGGACGAGGACATCGCAGTCGTGGTCGAGCGGGCGGTGAAGGCGAGGGAGCGCATCGTCGCCCGGCTTGTGGCCGAGGGCCAAAAGGATGGTTCCGTCCAGTCGAAAACCGATCCCGATGATCTGGCCCGGGCAATGTTGTGCATGATGTACGGCATGCGCGTTGTGGGAAAGACGGGGCGGAGTTTGGAAGAAATGACGGCTGTGGTGACTATCGCCATGAAGCTCGCCGAATGA
- a CDS encoding aldehyde dehydrogenase family protein: MTMIQNISPIDGSVYAEREAMSLEAARAAVSKARKAQKDWARRPLEDRVQLVLKGVARLNEMVAEVVPELAHMMGRPVRYGGEFKGFNERSNYVASIAADALAPLVIEESGNFERRIEREAHGVVFVIAPWNYPYMTAINTVAPALMAGNTVVIKHAAQTLLVGERMVRAFVEAGVPDDVFINVFLDHGTTSALISEGLFNFVNFTGSVEGGRAIERAAAGTFTGLGLELGGKDPGYVMEDADLDAAVDTLMDGATYNSGQCCCGIERIYVNENLYDAFVEKSVAWVSNYKLGNPLEQETTLGPMANKRFAKVVRAQIADAVAKGAKALVDSKLFPADDGESAYVAPQVLVNVDHSMEFMTEETFGPAVGIMKVKNDDEAIALMNDSKYGLTASLWTQDAARAGRIGREIETGTVFMNRADYLDPALCWTGVKETGRGGSLSVLGFQNLTRPKSYHLKKVTK; the protein is encoded by the coding sequence ATGACCATGATCCAGAATATCTCGCCCATCGACGGCTCGGTTTATGCCGAGCGGGAGGCGATGTCGCTGGAGGCGGCGCGGGCCGCCGTTTCGAAAGCGCGCAAGGCGCAGAAAGACTGGGCGCGGCGTCCGCTTGAGGACCGCGTTCAGCTGGTTCTGAAGGGTGTCGCCCGCCTTAACGAAATGGTGGCGGAAGTCGTGCCGGAACTGGCGCATATGATGGGCCGTCCGGTTCGTTACGGCGGCGAGTTCAAGGGATTCAACGAACGCTCCAACTACGTTGCCTCCATCGCTGCCGATGCGCTGGCGCCGCTCGTCATCGAGGAAAGCGGCAATTTCGAACGCCGCATCGAGCGCGAAGCGCATGGCGTGGTCTTCGTCATTGCGCCGTGGAACTATCCTTACATGACGGCGATCAACACCGTCGCGCCCGCCCTGATGGCCGGAAATACGGTTGTCATCAAACATGCGGCGCAGACGCTGCTGGTGGGCGAGCGCATGGTGCGGGCTTTCGTTGAGGCCGGCGTGCCTGACGATGTCTTCATCAACGTCTTCCTCGACCACGGCACGACTTCGGCGCTGATTTCCGAAGGTCTTTTCAATTTCGTCAACTTCACCGGTTCAGTGGAAGGCGGCCGTGCCATAGAGCGCGCCGCGGCCGGCACTTTCACCGGCCTCGGTCTTGAACTCGGCGGCAAGGATCCCGGCTACGTGATGGAGGACGCCGATCTGGACGCCGCCGTCGACACGTTGATGGATGGCGCCACCTATAATTCCGGGCAGTGCTGCTGCGGTATCGAACGTATCTACGTCAACGAGAACCTCTATGACGCATTCGTCGAGAAGTCCGTGGCGTGGGTTTCCAACTACAAGCTTGGCAATCCGCTGGAGCAGGAAACGACGCTCGGGCCGATGGCCAACAAGCGTTTCGCCAAGGTGGTGCGTGCGCAGATCGCCGATGCTGTTGCCAAAGGCGCGAAGGCGCTGGTCGATTCGAAGCTTTTCCCCGCCGATGACGGCGAGAGCGCTTATGTTGCGCCGCAAGTTCTCGTCAATGTCGATCATTCGATGGAGTTCATGACCGAAGAAACCTTCGGCCCGGCCGTCGGCATCATGAAAGTGAAGAATGACGATGAAGCCATCGCGCTGATGAATGACAGCAAATATGGCCTCACCGCCTCGCTGTGGACGCAGGATGCCGCCCGCGCCGGGCGCATCGGTCGCGAGATCGAAACCGGCACCGTGTTCATGAACCGCGCCGATTATCTCGACCCCGCCCTTTGCTGGACCGGTGTGAAGGAAACCGGCCGTGGCGGTTCGCTTTCCGTGCTTGGTTTCCAGAACCTGACCCGACCGAAATCCTACCATCTGAAGAAAGTCACGAAATGA